One window of Chryseobacterium indologenes genomic DNA carries:
- a CDS encoding NAD(P)-dependent oxidoreductase encodes MNTYKIAVIGGTGKSGQYLVQNLLEKGYSLKLLVRHPENFTIQNSLIEAVKGDVRDEAAARSLIEGTDIVMSTLGQPKGEKSIFSDAAKNIIGVMNHHGISRYVVTTGLSVNTASDQKNERVKMATDWMYQNYPETTADKQKEYELLMESSLDWTVVRLPLIHLTDESFKNETSLTDCKGESISATDLAEFLASQIENSEYIRKSPFLYNLKE; translated from the coding sequence ATGAATACCTATAAAATTGCCGTTATCGGCGGAACAGGAAAATCTGGTCAATATCTGGTTCAAAACCTTTTGGAAAAAGGATATTCCCTTAAACTTTTAGTAAGACATCCTGAAAATTTTACCATTCAAAATTCCTTAATTGAGGCGGTAAAAGGAGATGTAAGAGATGAAGCAGCTGCCCGTTCATTAATTGAAGGGACTGATATTGTAATGAGCACTTTGGGGCAACCCAAAGGGGAGAAATCTATTTTCAGTGATGCTGCGAAAAATATTATCGGAGTGATGAATCATCATGGGATCAGTCGTTATGTTGTAACTACGGGTTTGAGTGTGAATACAGCATCTGATCAAAAAAATGAAAGGGTAAAAATGGCAACCGACTGGATGTACCAGAATTATCCTGAAACAACAGCAGATAAGCAAAAAGAGTATGAACTTCTCATGGAAAGCAGTCTGGACTGGACGGTGGTAAGATTGCCACTCATTCATCTTACTGATGAAAGTTTTAAAAACGAAACAAGTCTTACAGATTGTAAAGGAGAAAGCATCAGTGCCACAGACCTGGCTGAGTTTTTGGCTTCTCAGATTGAAAATTCTGAGTATATCAGAAAAAGTCCGTTTTTGTATAATCTGAAAGAATAA
- a CDS encoding methyltransferase domain-containing protein, giving the protein MPWNPELYDQYKDVRYKPFYDLAALIKPENNIKAIDLGCGTGEQTSILAKKLTGSTFLGIDSSAEMLEKSKKFENDNLHFKLQSIEETAQSDQKWDLVFSNAALQWADDHETLFPKIIGLLSSEGQLAIQMPVQKENILNQILTEMADEEPYASQLNHFNRDSPVLSMDDYAQILFDNGIQDIEIFQKVYPIIADDHEALYEFISGTALLPYLERLEGNQKESFITEFKSRIAQRFTKYPAIYAFKRILMYGRKK; this is encoded by the coding sequence ATGCCCTGGAATCCCGAATTATACGATCAGTACAAAGATGTACGCTATAAACCTTTTTACGATTTAGCAGCATTAATCAAGCCTGAAAACAATATAAAAGCCATTGACTTAGGCTGTGGTACCGGAGAACAAACCTCCATTTTAGCCAAAAAACTGACAGGTTCTACATTTTTAGGAATTGATTCATCAGCAGAAATGCTCGAAAAATCAAAAAAGTTTGAAAATGACAATTTACACTTTAAGCTTCAGAGCATCGAAGAAACAGCACAGTCTGATCAAAAGTGGGATCTTGTTTTCAGTAATGCTGCGCTGCAATGGGCGGACGATCATGAAACTTTATTTCCTAAGATCATCGGATTGCTATCATCCGAAGGGCAGCTCGCTATTCAGATGCCTGTTCAGAAAGAAAATATCCTCAATCAGATTCTTACGGAAATGGCAGATGAAGAACCTTATGCATCACAGTTAAATCATTTCAACCGTGATTCACCGGTGCTTTCGATGGATGATTATGCTCAGATTCTTTTTGATAACGGAATTCAGGATATAGAAATTTTCCAGAAGGTTTATCCCATTATTGCAGATGATCATGAAGCTTTATATGAATTCATTTCAGGAACAGCCTTATTACCTTATCTGGAGCGCCTGGAAGGAAATCAAAAAGAAAGTTTCATTACCGAATTTAAATCACGTATCGCACAAAGATTTACAAAATATCCGGCCATCTATGCCTTTAAGCGGATACTGATGTATGGCCGTAAAAAATAG